The DNA region CCTTGTGGAAAACCACTCGTCGCCCCGCACAGCCGCGTTCTTCGACCTGGACAAGACGGTCATTGCGAAGTCGAGCACGCTCACCTTCAGCAAGTCGTTCTACCAAGGCGGGCTGATCAACCGCAGGGCGGTACTGCGAACCGCATATGCCCAGTTCGTGTTCCTCGCCGGCGGGGCCGATCACGACCAGATGGAACGGATGCGCGCGTACCTGTCCTCGCTGTGCCGCGGCTGGAACGTGCAGCAGGTCAAGGAGATCGTCGCGGAGACCCTGCACGACCTGATCGACCCGATCATCTACGACGAGGCGGCCTCCCTCATCGAGGAGCACCACACCGCGGGGCGCGACGTCGTCATCGTCTCCACCTCGGGTGCCGAGGTGGTCGAGCCGATCGGCGAACTCCTCGGCGCGGACCGGGTGGTGGCCACGCGGATGGTGGTCGGCGACGACGGCTGCTTCACGGGCGAGGTGGAGTACTACGCGTACGGCCCCACGAAGGCGGAGGCGATCCGGGAGCTCGCCGAGTCGGAGGGGTACGACCTGGAGCGCTGCTTCGCCTACAGCGACTCGGTCACCGACGTGCCCATGCTCGAGTCCGTCGGCCATCCGTACGCCGTCAACCCGGACCGGGCACTGCGCCGCGAGGCCCTCGCGCGCGGATGGCCGATCCTCGACTTCCACCGCCCCGTGCGACTCAAGCAGCGGCTGCCCGCACCCCGCCGCCCCGCGCTCGTCGCGGCGGCAGCGGTCGGCGCCGCGGCGGCCACCGCGGGCCTCGTGTGGTTCGCCAGTCGGCGGCGCGCGGCAGCGAGCTGACCTCGCACTACGGGGGCGTGCGACATGGCGTTCCGGTGCGCCCCTGGAGGCGGCCGGAACCCTGCGCCCGATTCACCCTTGTTTGAACCTAAAAGTAAAGAAGTGCAGCCAGGGCTTCCGCTTCCTCCAGGACAGGAGTACAAAGGAGTCAACGGCCCGCGAGACCAAGGACATCCGAGAGGATTACCTTTAACCGCATTGATTGGCCCCACGGACCGAAGCATGGTCACCGAGCACCCACGCGACGTCGACCCGTCGATTACGGGCCAGCCGCACCAGGTAACGGGCAAAGTTCCCGACCTGATGGGCAAACTTTCGAGGACGCTTGGTAACTCGATGGACATGCCAGCGGCGGTACGAATTCTCGTACCGCCGCATCCGTGTGCGGGGACCCCTCAGGCCGCGCCGCGCTGCAGCGCCTCGCACACCGCCGTCGACTCCCTGACGCCCAGCTCAACCGCCTTGCCACAGTGGACGATCCAGGCGGCCACACCCTCCGGAGTGCCGGACACGTACGCCTCCAGGGCGCCCATATAGGCAGCGCGCCCCAGCTCCGCGTGGCCCGCCTCGGCCGGGCAGATCGACTTCGGGTCGAGACCGCTGCCCACCAGGACGATGCGCTCCGCCGCACGCGCCACCAGGCCGTTGCACGAGCCGAAGGGACGCAGGGCCGCGAGTTCGCCGTGCACCACGGCCGCCGTCACCAGGGCCGGCGCAGAGCCGCCCGCGATGATCAGCTGCGAAAGGCCTTCGAGTCGCCCCGCCACCTCGTCCGCGTCCGGCAACTCCAGCTCGATCAACGGCTCGTCGACCGGTTCGCCCGCCAGGCGCGGACGGCCCGCGGCCTCGTCGGCTTCGGCCGCGGCGACCAGGTGCAGCCGCGCCAGGACCCGCATCGGCGACTGCCGCCAGATGGACAGGAGCTGCCCCGCCTCGGCGGTCAGCCGCAGCGCGGCACCCATCACGCGCGCGTCACCCTCGCCGCTGAAGTCGGTGCGCCTGCGCACTTCCTCAAGGGCCCACTCGGCGCCGGACAGGGCCGCGGACCCGCGCGCCCCCCGCAGCGCCGCCTCGGCGGTGACCTCGTTGCTGCGGCGCCGCATGATCCGGTGGCCGTACACGCGGTCCACGGCCTTGCGCACGGAGTCCACGGAGTCGGCGACACCGGGGAGCTCACCCAGGGCCGCCAGCGGATCGGCTTTCGTACTCATGAGTACGACCCTACGCACCCAGGGCGCGCCCGCCACGAAGGAGTGGTCTTCTTCACGCGATCCGGCACCCCGTGACCTGAACAGGGCCCCCGTGCCAGAGCGCGCGGCTACGCTACATGAACATGAAGATCGCTTTCGTGGGGAAGGGCGGCAGCGGCAAGACCACGCTGTCCTCGCTCTTCATCCGACACCTCGCCGCCACCGGCGCACCGGTCATCGCGGTGGACGCCGACATCAACCAGCACTTGGGCGCCGCCCTCGGCCTCGACGAGGAGCAGGCCGCCGAGCTGCCCGCGATGGGCGGGCGGCTGCCGCTGATCAAGGACTATCTGCGCGGCACCAATCCGCGCATCGCCAGCGCCGAGAAGATGATCAAGACGACTCCGCCCGGCGAAGGATCGCGGCTGCTGCGGGTCCGCGAGGACAACCCGGTGTACGAGGCGTGTGCGCGGGCCGTGGAACTCGACGGCGGCGCCGTGCGTTTGATGGTCACCGGGCAGTTCACCGAAGCCGACCTCGGTGTCGCCTGCTACCACTCCAAGACGGGAGCGGTCGAACTGCTCCTGAACCACCTGGTCGACGGCCGCGACGAGTACGCGGTGGTCGACATGACCGCGGGCTCCGACTCCTTCGCCTCCGGGATGTTCACCCGCTTCGACATGACGTTCCTCGTCGCCGAGCCGACCCGGAAGGGGGTCTCCGTCTATCGCCAGTACAAGGAGTACGCGCACGACTTCGGCGTCGCCCTCTTGGTCGTCGGCAACAAGGTCCAGGGCCAGGACGACATCGACTTCCTGCGCGAGCAGGTCGGCGACGACCTCCTGGTGACCTTCGGGCACTCCGACTGGGTGCGCTCCATGGAGAAGGGCCGTCCGCCCCGGTTCGAACTCCTGGAGGAGAGCAACCACTTGGCGCTGAAGA from Streptomyces flavofungini includes:
- a CDS encoding oxidoreductase, producing the protein MSTKADPLAALGELPGVADSVDSVRKAVDRVYGHRIMRRRSNEVTAEAALRGARGSAALSGAEWALEEVRRRTDFSGEGDARVMGAALRLTAEAGQLLSIWRQSPMRVLARLHLVAAAEADEAAGRPRLAGEPVDEPLIELELPDADEVAGRLEGLSQLIIAGGSAPALVTAAVVHGELAALRPFGSCNGLVARAAERIVLVGSGLDPKSICPAEAGHAELGRAAYMGALEAYVSGTPEGVAAWIVHCGKAVELGVRESTAVCEALQRGAA
- a CDS encoding ATP-binding protein, coding for MKIAFVGKGGSGKTTLSSLFIRHLAATGAPVIAVDADINQHLGAALGLDEEQAAELPAMGGRLPLIKDYLRGTNPRIASAEKMIKTTPPGEGSRLLRVREDNPVYEACARAVELDGGAVRLMVTGQFTEADLGVACYHSKTGAVELLLNHLVDGRDEYAVVDMTAGSDSFASGMFTRFDMTFLVAEPTRKGVSVYRQYKEYAHDFGVALLVVGNKVQGQDDIDFLREQVGDDLLVTFGHSDWVRSMEKGRPPRFELLEESNHLALKTLQEAADSAYDRRDWERYTRQMVHFHLKNARSWGNERTGVDLAAQIDPDFVLREQVRATA
- a CDS encoding HAD family hydrolase — encoded protein: MLNLVENHSSPRTAAFFDLDKTVIAKSSTLTFSKSFYQGGLINRRAVLRTAYAQFVFLAGGADHDQMERMRAYLSSLCRGWNVQQVKEIVAETLHDLIDPIIYDEAASLIEEHHTAGRDVVIVSTSGAEVVEPIGELLGADRVVATRMVVGDDGCFTGEVEYYAYGPTKAEAIRELAESEGYDLERCFAYSDSVTDVPMLESVGHPYAVNPDRALRREALARGWPILDFHRPVRLKQRLPAPRRPALVAAAAVGAAAATAGLVWFASRRRAAAS